A single Candidatus Pacearchaeota archaeon DNA region contains:
- a CDS encoding metal-sensitive transcriptional regulator encodes MKAQKEKTLISLKKVQSLTAKIIDMMEKENYCIDVMQQNLAAIGLLKSAHQMMMEDHLHNCFKSAMKTNNEKKKDEMIEEILKVIKIYNK; translated from the coding sequence ATGAAAGCACAAAAAGAAAAAACATTGATTAGTTTAAAGAAGGTTCAAAGCTTAACTGCTAAAATAATCGATATGATGGAAAAAGAGAATTATTGCATTGATGTAATGCAGCAGAATTTGGCTGCAATTGGTTTATTAAAATCAGCTCATCAAATGATGATGGAAGATCATTTGCATAATTGCTTTAAATCAGCTATGAAAACTAATAATGAAAAGAAGAAAGACGAAATGATAGAAGAAATATTAAAAGTAATAAAAATATATAACAAATAA
- a CDS encoding cysteine desulfurase family protein translates to MKRIYLDYAATTPVDNEVLKEMLPYFSKKFGNAASLHSFGIEAGMGIEKARNILAKYFNAEPIEIVFTSGATESNNLSLKGVVKQHQLKNKEKVHIITTAFEHHCVLDASKSLERDGLAEVTFILPDKDGIIDVKDIEKAIKPNTLLISVMYVNNEIGTVQPIKEIGKMIKELNKTREKKIIFHTDATQAINYFDCDVNELNVDLLSMSAHKIYGPKGVGALYIRKGTPIIRVQDGGDQENRRRAGTHNVPGIVGLGKAIEVLMKNKKKDIVRIQKLRDVLIKKVLKDVPASRLNGSLINRSPNNANFSFKDTEGESLLMMLDNMGIACSTGSACSSQSLEPSHVILSLGLKHEDAHSSLRMTLGKYTTKEEITFAVKVLKETIKKLRGVSGDVLSDYYSKK, encoded by the coding sequence ATGAAGAGAATATATCTTGATTACGCAGCTACGACGCCAGTCGATAATGAGGTTTTGAAGGAAATGCTTCCATATTTTTCTAAAAAATTTGGTAATGCTGCATCTTTGCATTCTTTCGGTATTGAGGCGGGAATGGGAATAGAAAAAGCAAGGAACATATTAGCTAAATATTTCAATGCCGAACCGATAGAAATAGTATTCACAAGTGGAGCAACTGAATCTAATAATTTATCTTTAAAAGGAGTTGTTAAGCAGCATCAATTAAAGAATAAAGAAAAGGTTCATATTATAACCACTGCCTTCGAGCATCATTGTGTTTTAGATGCCTCAAAGAGTTTAGAAAGAGATGGACTAGCCGAAGTAACTTTTATTCTACCCGATAAAGATGGAATTATTGATGTAAAAGACATTGAAAAAGCAATTAAGCCTAATACTCTATTAATTTCTGTGATGTATGTAAATAATGAGATAGGAACAGTCCAACCAATAAAGGAAATTGGAAAGATGATAAAAGAATTGAACAAGACAAGGGAAAAAAAGATAATTTTCCACACAGATGCTACTCAAGCTATTAATTATTTTGATTGTGATGTTAATGAGTTAAATGTTGATTTATTATCAATGTCAGCTCACAAGATATACGGTCCTAAAGGAGTCGGAGCCTTATATATCAGAAAAGGAACTCCTATTATCAGAGTTCAAGATGGTGGAGATCAAGAAAATAGACGCAGAGCGGGGACTCACAATGTTCCGGGAATAGTTGGACTCGGAAAAGCCATCGAGGTTTTAATGAAAAACAAAAAGAAAGATATAGTAAGAATTCAAAAATTAAGAGATGTCTTAATTAAAAAAGTTTTAAAAGATGTTCCTGCTTCAAGATTGAATGGTTCTTTGATTAATCGTTCTCCTAATAATGCAAACTTTAGTTTTAAAGATACTGAAGGAGAAAGCTTGTTAATGATGCTAGATAATATGGGAATAGCCTGTTCAACTGGATCAGCTTGTTCTTCTCAGTCATTAGAGCCATCGCACGTTATTCTTTCGTTAGGGCTTAAGCATGAAGATGCCCACAGTTCTTTAAGAATGACATTGGGAAAATATACAACGAAAGAAGAAATAACTTTCGCAGTTAAAGTCTTAAAAGAAACAATTAAAAAATTAAGAGGTGTTTCGGGAGATGTTTTATCCGATTATTATTCAAAAAAATAA
- the nifU gene encoding Fe-S cluster assembly scaffold protein NifU translates to MQYSKKLMEHFMNPRNRGKIKNPSGTGMVGNPVCGDLMKIYIKVKDKKGKEVLDDIKFETLGCASAIATSSMVTELAKGKTIEEAKKISKKDVADALEGLPPIKMHCSNLAEEALKGAIKDYESKKK, encoded by the coding sequence ATGCAATATTCAAAAAAATTAATGGAACATTTCATGAATCCACGCAACCGCGGGAAAATTAAAAATCCTTCAGGAACAGGAATGGTTGGAAATCCTGTATGCGGAGATTTAATGAAAATATACATCAAAGTAAAAGATAAAAAGGGAAAAGAAGTATTAGATGATATAAAATTCGAAACTTTGGGTTGCGCCAGTGCAATTGCAACTTCTTCAATGGTGACTGAATTAGCTAAAGGAAAAACAATAGAAGAAGCCAAGAAGATATCTAAAAAAGACGTTGCAGATGCTTTAGAGGGATTGCCTCCAATTAAAATGCATTGTTCTAATTTGGCTGAAGAAGCATTAAAAGGTGCAATCAAAGATTACGAATCAAAAAAGAAATAA
- a CDS encoding L28 family ribosomal protein: MEKECTICGKSSSMGGSYYKLISRYNPSTKRRIRPNLQWVIVPANTTNKNFKGFAGKRILACTKCIKSLGKK; this comes from the coding sequence ATGGAAAAAGAATGTACAATTTGCGGAAAATCATCTTCAATGGGAGGAAGCTATTACAAGCTTATTTCGAGATACAATCCTTCTACTAAAAGAAGAATACGCCCTAATCTACAATGGGTAATAGTTCCCGCTAATACAACCAACAAAAACTTCAAAGGATTTGCCGGGAAGAGAATTTTGGCTTGCACTAAATGCATCAAATCTCTTGGAAAGAAATAA
- a CDS encoding site-2 protease family protein: MDTLTIFTLLILLFSIIIHEIAHGSVAYALGDPTAKEAGRLDLNPLKHLDPIGSILLPFFMSILGGPIIGWAKPVPINPMYFSDRRWGELKVALAGPVANFTVALIFGLIVKFVHLPDSFLTIATVIIFYNIALGIFNLIPIFPLDGSHVLFALLPERFEELKVLLTQYGFILLLFLIFIIPNGLSWVFTLSDRILSLFLA, from the coding sequence ATGGATACATTAACAATATTTACATTATTAATTCTTTTGTTTTCAATTATTATTCATGAGATAGCTCATGGAAGTGTTGCCTATGCCTTGGGTGATCCAACTGCTAAAGAAGCAGGAAGATTGGATTTAAATCCTTTAAAACACCTAGACCCGATTGGATCTATTCTTCTTCCTTTCTTCATGTCTATCTTGGGTGGACCAATAATTGGCTGGGCTAAACCAGTTCCTATTAATCCAATGTACTTTAGTGACAGAAGATGGGGAGAGTTAAAGGTTGCCTTGGCTGGTCCAGTGGCTAATTTTACAGTTGCTTTAATCTTTGGATTAATTGTTAAGTTTGTTCATTTACCGGACAGTTTTTTAACAATCGCGACAGTTATTATCTTTTATAATATTGCTTTAGGAATATTTAATTTAATTCCTATTTTTCCTTTAGATGGTTCTCATGTTTTATTTGCCTTATTACCTGAAAGATTCGAAGAATTAAAAGTATTATTAACTCAATACGGATTCATCCTCCTTCTTTTCTTAATTTTTATAATTCCCAATGGTCTTAGTTGGGTTTTTACTCTATCAGATAGAATTCTTTCTTTATTTTTAGCTTAA